GTGGTCGTGGTCGTTGGGAGCTTTGCTCCGCTGTTCAAGCCCCAGCCCCGGCGGATACTCGACATGATTCTGCTCGTACAGAAGCGAGTTGTCCTCGCAGGACTCGTGCTAGCGGCTGTGGGATACTTCGACTATACTTATCGCCTTCCTCGAACTACGCTAATCGGGACTGCTGTCCTACTGGTAGTCGGCCTTCAGGCTCTGTTCATCGTTATCCGTCACCGACCGACCGAGAGCAAACGGGCTATCGTCGTCGGAGACAACCCCGAGGAGGTCCACGACGCGCTGGACGCGACTGACGTCCCAATCGTTGGCTACGTCTCGCCGCCAAGTCGGTATGCCTCTGACGGGAGCGAGCGCCGCGGCGTGCGAGCGCTCGCCGATGGAAGCGGCGAAGCCGATGGCAATGTTGAATATCTCGGAGGCCTATCGCGTTTCGACGAGGTACTCGTCGAACACGACGTGGACACTGCAATCCTGGCGTTTGAGCGTCCCGACAGAGCGGACTTTTTCGGGACGCTCCACACCTGCCACGAGTACGGGATTCACGCGATGGCACCCCGAAAGCACTCCGAGACGGTGCTAACGTCGCCCGAAACAAACGATTCCATCATCAAGGTGGACCTCGAACCGTGGGACTGGCAGGAGCGAGCGTTCAAGCGATTGTTCGACGTGGCGTTCGCTGGAACGGCCCTGTTAGCGCTTTCGCCCGTCATTCTCACAATTGCGACCGCTATCAAAATCGAGGGACACGGTCCCATCTTCTTCACGCAGGATCGGACGGACCGCTTCGGCGGAATCTTCCAAATCTACAAGTTCCGGACGCTAAAACCCGAACCAGACGACGAGGTGAGTCTGGACATCGAGGGCGACAGGCGGACTCCTCTCGGCGAGTTTCTACGTAAGACCCACTTGGACGAGATACCCCAGCTCTGGTCTATCCTCGTCGGGGACATGAGCGTCGTCGGACCGCGCCCGGCGATCACGGAACTCGAACCGGATTACGTCTCGGAAGTGAACATCTGGAAGCAACGGTGGTTCGTCAAGCCAGGCCTGACAGGACTGGCCCAAATCAACGAAGCCACCGGCAAGGAACCATCGAAGAAAATCGAGTACGACGTGGAGTACATCCGCAAGCAGTCGCTTCAATTCGACGTGGTAATCGTCATCCGCCAAATCTGGCAGGTCGTTGAGGAACTACTTGATCGCTGACTTCCCGAACCGCCCGACAACAAGACGAAGGATTTTCACACGGGAACCTGCTATCGGTTCGACGCCGAGTTGACCGGCGAGTCGAATCGCTCGGTTGGGGACCGCGCTTCGGTTTCGTCGCCCAGTGTGACGACCTCAGCGAGGTTGTCTCTCGGGACTGCGTTACGCGCGTCGAAGACCAGCGAGGCGCGATTTGAGATTTCGTCGAGGTCGAAGTCACTATGGTCCACGAGGAGCGCAACGATGTCAGCCTGTTCGAGAGGTACGTCGGCGACCGACGGGACGACCGCTAGCTCGTCAGTCACCTCAACGTGGGGATCTACTGCAATGACGTCGGCCTCTTGGTTGAGCTTCCGCGAGATTTCGAGGGCCGGTGAATGGCGAACGTCGCCGACGTCTGGCTTGTAGGAGACGCCGAGAGTGACGATAGAGGCTTCGCTCATGTTGATGTTTCGCTCGGAGATAATGCGCTCGATGCGGTTCACTACGACAGAGGGCATCCACTCGTTGACTCGCTGGGCGTTCTTGATGAGCGAGAGTTCGGCTCCGAGTTCCGACGCCCGCCAGGTGAGGAACTGCGGATCAATGGGAATGCAATGGCCGCCGACACCGGGACCGGGATAGAACGCCTGAAAGCCGAAAGGCTTGGTCGAGGCGGCCTCGATGGCATCCCAGATGTCGGCGTCGAACCGCTCGACGAACGCCGTGAGTTCGTTGACGAGTGCGATGTTCACCATCCGGTAGGTGTTCTCAAGTGTCTTCGCCAGTTCGGCAGTCGTGGCGGACTGGACTCGGTGAGTCCCGCCCACTATCGACTCGAACAGCGTCCCGGCAGCACGGCGTGCGACCTCGTCCTCTGCTCCGACGATAAGCGGGATCTCATCAATCTGATAGTCGCCGCCGGGATTCACCCGTTCCGGAACCATTGCGACGTAGGTCCGGTCGGGGTCGCGGTGGTCGTGGAGGAGCGGCGTGACCATGTCGTTGGTTGCACCCGGATAGACGGTGCTGCTGACGACGACCAGCGTGTCTTGGTCGCCAGATTGGGCCGCAATCGTCTGAGTGGCTTTCCGGACGGCGTCCATCTCGGGTTCCCCATTCGAGACACCCGTCGGGACCGCAATGACGTAGGCGTCGCAGTCGGCGATGACGGTCGGGTCGGTATCAGGCGTGAATCCCGCTTCAAGAGCGTTCGTGAGTTGCTCATCAGTCACGTCATCGACGTAGCTCTGGCCGTCTTCAAGGAGCGCGACTCGCTCGCTGTCGATGTCGAACCCGGCGACCGAGAAGCCCGCTTCCGCGAACTCTAGACTCAGGGGCAAGCCGACGTAGCCGAGGCCGACGACGCCGATTCGGGCGCGGTTCTCGGCGAGTCGCGTCCGGAGGTCGGTCATCTGGCAGGCACCTCTCTGTCGGTTCGCTCCTCGATCACGTCAGAGAGGATCCGGTCGAGGTCCGGTTCCGGTGCCCACCCCAGCGTCTCTCGGAGTTTCGTCACGTCGGGTTCGCGCTGGTCGGGTTCCTCAAAGTCCTCGTCGTAGGCCTCCTCGAAGGAGATGTGAGTAATTTCCGAGCCCGAATCGGTGAGATCAATGACGCGCTCGGCGAGTTCGTTGATAGACGTTGGGTTGGGAGCACCGACGTTGAACACCTCGCCGTGGGCGCTCTCGGTTTCGAGCAGTTCGTGCGTGATTTCGACCGCGTCGGCGACGTGTGTGAAACTCCGGGTTTGGGTCCCGTCACCGTAGACGGTTAGGTCCTCGCCCGCGAGTGCCTGATCTACGAACGTCGGAATTACCATCCCGTACTGGCCGGTCTGGCGCGGGCCGACGATGTTGAAGTAGCGCCCGACGACGACCGGAAGGTCGCGCTCGTCGTGGTACGCGAGCGCGAGGAACTCGTCGGTCGCCTTCGCGGTCGCGTACCCCCACCGGGGTGCCGTCGTCCGACCGTAGACAACGTCGTCGGTTTCGCTGAACGGGACGTTCTCGGACTTGCCGTACACCTCGGACGAGGACGCGAGGAAGGTCGGCGTTCCGTCTTCGGCGGCGGCTTCGAGGACGTTTTCTGTTCCTTCGAGATTCGTCTGGAGGGACGCCAGTGGGTTCTCGACGATTCGCTGGACGCCGACTGCGGCGGCGAGATGGTACACCAAGTCGGCCCGTCCGACGGCATCAAAGACGGCGTTTCTGTCACGGACATCGGCGCGGAGAACTTCGACGCGAGAATGATCCCGCAGGTGTTCGATGTTGGTTTCCGCCCCCGTAGAGAAATCGTCGAGAAGGAGAACGTCGTTGTCAGTGTCCGCAAGTAGGTGGTCGGCGAGGTGGGAACCAATAAATCCACCGCCACCCGTGATTAGGTGTGTCATTATTCGCTCTCAGTCACTACCTCGTTATAATTGTGGCGAACATCGACGGCGTAGTTAAGAGAAGGTAAGACTCATTAAGCCGACCTAAACACTACTCTGTATGGCGGACTCTGAGGACGCCGCTTCGTTGTTAATCGTTACCCAGTACTTTCCCCCAGAGACCGGAGCTCCCGCGACTCGATTCGACGAGCTCACGAAGCGATGGGCTGAACGGGGTGCC
This genomic stretch from Halorussus pelagicus harbors:
- a CDS encoding GDP-mannose 4,6-dehydratase → MTHLITGGGGFIGSHLADHLLADTDNDVLLLDDFSTGAETNIEHLRDHSRVEVLRADVRDRNAVFDAVGRADLVYHLAAAVGVQRIVENPLASLQTNLEGTENVLEAAAEDGTPTFLASSSEVYGKSENVPFSETDDVVYGRTTAPRWGYATAKATDEFLALAYHDERDLPVVVGRYFNIVGPRQTGQYGMVIPTFVDQALAGEDLTVYGDGTQTRSFTHVADAVEITHELLETESAHGEVFNVGAPNPTSINELAERVIDLTDSGSEITHISFEEAYDEDFEEPDQREPDVTKLRETLGWAPEPDLDRILSDVIEERTDREVPAR
- a CDS encoding nucleotide sugar dehydrogenase: MTDLRTRLAENRARIGVVGLGYVGLPLSLEFAEAGFSVAGFDIDSERVALLEDGQSYVDDVTDEQLTNALEAGFTPDTDPTVIADCDAYVIAVPTGVSNGEPEMDAVRKATQTIAAQSGDQDTLVVVSSTVYPGATNDMVTPLLHDHRDPDRTYVAMVPERVNPGGDYQIDEIPLIVGAEDEVARRAAGTLFESIVGGTHRVQSATTAELAKTLENTYRMVNIALVNELTAFVERFDADIWDAIEAASTKPFGFQAFYPGPGVGGHCIPIDPQFLTWRASELGAELSLIKNAQRVNEWMPSVVVNRIERIISERNINMSEASIVTLGVSYKPDVGDVRHSPALEISRKLNQEADVIAVDPHVEVTDELAVVPSVADVPLEQADIVALLVDHSDFDLDEISNRASLVFDARNAVPRDNLAEVVTLGDETEARSPTERFDSPVNSASNR
- a CDS encoding sugar transferase, translating into MPTLRQLPVDVLVGEELILAVATTVVVVVGSFAPLFKPQPRRILDMILLVQKRVVLAGLVLAAVGYFDYTYRLPRTTLIGTAVLLVVGLQALFIVIRHRPTESKRAIVVGDNPEEVHDALDATDVPIVGYVSPPSRYASDGSERRGVRALADGSGEADGNVEYLGGLSRFDEVLVEHDVDTAILAFERPDRADFFGTLHTCHEYGIHAMAPRKHSETVLTSPETNDSIIKVDLEPWDWQERAFKRLFDVAFAGTALLALSPVILTIATAIKIEGHGPIFFTQDRTDRFGGIFQIYKFRTLKPEPDDEVSLDIEGDRRTPLGEFLRKTHLDEIPQLWSILVGDMSVVGPRPAITELEPDYVSEVNIWKQRWFVKPGLTGLAQINEATGKEPSKKIEYDVEYIRKQSLQFDVVIVIRQIWQVVEELLDR